From Aspergillus fumigatus Af293 chromosome 5, whole genome shotgun sequence, a single genomic window includes:
- a CDS encoding cytochrome c oxidase subunit IV family protein has product MFLRSVSRAAARSSVMPTTATRSYRTVPSPIACLNARPQPQQKSIASQQTRASSEHAISNPTLAGIEKRWEAMPPQEQAELWMQLRDRMKVDWHQMTLQEKKAAYWIAFGPHGPRAVPPKGESLRIFFKVAQLTLVSLALFYVIHLFAKPKPKTMTKEWQEATNEYAKREKINPLYGVSSEGYEGKGFIQSPPAEK; this is encoded by the exons ATGTTCCTCCGGTCCGTTTCTCGGGCTGCTGCTCGCAGCTCTGTCATGCCCACCACGGCCACTCGCTCCTACCGCACTGTTCCTAGCCCAATTGCTTGTCTGAACGCTCGtcctcagcctcagcagaAGTCGATTGCTTCCCAGCAGACCCGCGCCTCTTCCGAGCATGCCATCTCGAATCCCACACTCGCCGGTATCGAGAAGCGCTGGGAGGCCATGCCTCCCCAGGAGCAGGCCGAACTGTGGATGCAGCTGAGGGATCGTATGAAGGTTGACTGGCACCAGATGACTttgcaggagaagaaggctg CCTACTGGATTGCTTTCGGTCCTCACGGCCCCCGCGCGGTTCCTCCCAAGGGCGAGAGCCTGCGTATTTTCTTTAAGGTCGCTCAGCTGACCCTGGTCTCCCTCGCTCTCTTCTACGTGATCCATCTGTTCGCCAAGCCCAAGCCTAAGACCATGACCAAGGAGTGGCAGGAAGCCACCAACGAGTACGCTAAG CGTGAGAAAATCAACCCTCTCTACGGTGTCAGCAGTGAGGGCTACGAGGGCAAGGGCTTCATTCAGAGCCCTCCTGCCGAGAAGTAA
- a CDS encoding 1,4-alpha-glucan branching enzyme GLC3 — MASTEASNIAQSAPPDGTGVIQLDPWLEPFRDALRHRFGLVENWIKTINENEGGLDKFSKGYEKFGFNVNANGDITYREWAPNAVRAYLVGDFNNWDVAAHPMAKDNFGVWEITVPSKDGMPAIPHDSKVKIAMDIPSGERIYRIPAWIKRVVQDLEVSPIYESVFWNPPESEQYKFKHSRPRKPESLRIYEAHVGISSPETRVATYKEFTKNMLPRIKYLGYNAIQLMAIMEHAYYASFGYQVNNFFAASSRYGTPDELKELIDTAHSMGLTVLLDVVHSHASKNVDDGLNMFDGTDHLYFHEGGKGRHDLWDSRLFNYGHHEVLRFLLSNLRFWMEEYGFDGFRFDGVTSMLYVHHGIGTGFSGGYHEYFGPSVDDEGVMYLTLANEMLHTLYPNCITVAEDVSGMPALCLPHSLGGIGFDYRLAMAIPDMYIKLLKEKSDNEWEMGNLAFTLTNRRHGEKTIAYAESHDQALVGDKTLMMWLCDKEMYTHMSVLTEFTPTIERGMALHKMIRLVTHGLGGEGYLNFEGNEFGHPEWLDFPRAGNNNSFWYARRQLNLTEDHLLRYKFLNEFDRSMQLTEEKYGWLHSPQAYVSLKHEIDKVLAFERAGLLWIFNFHPTESFTDYRVGVEQAGTYRIVLDTDDPEFGGFGRNLKETRFFTTDMPWNGRSNYLQVYLPTRTALVCTPSTFPFVGDLRANKKLQCRSSPWKKHCSHLNGFMPRLGRGQCESLHIDIKYVALPNNLPQ, encoded by the exons ATGGCTTCAACTGAAGCTTCAAACATCGCTCAGTCCGCGCCTCCAGATGGCACAG GTGTTATCCAATTGGATCCTTGGCTTGAACCTTTCCGCGACGCTCTACGACACAGATTCGGGTTGGTCGAAAACTGGATCAAGACAATCAACGAAAACGAGGGTGGTCTAGATAAGTTTAGCAAG GGCTACGAGAAGTTTGGATTCAACGTCAATGCCAATGGAGACATCACATATCGGGAGTGGGCTCCCAATGCTGTGCGAGCTTACTTGGTCGGTGATTTCA ACAATTGGGATGTAGCAGCACACCCCATGGCAAAAGACAACTTTGGCGTATGGGAAATCACAGTGCCGTCGAAGGATGGCATGCCAGCCATTCCGCATGATAGCAAGGTCAAG ATTGCGATGGACATTCCCAGTGGAGAGCGAATCTACCGTATACCTGCGTGGATCAAGCGTGTGGTCCAGGACCTCGAAGTGTCCCCCATTTATGAGTCCGTGTTCTGGAATCCTCCCGAGTCTGAACAGTACAAATTCAAACATTCCCGCCCGAGGAAACCAGAGAGCCTCCGCATCTATGAGGCCCATGTGGGTATCTCATCCCCCGAGACCCGGGTTGCGACATACAAAGAGTTTACGAAGAACATGCTGCCTCGGATAAAGTACTTGGGGTACAATGCGATCCAGCTCATGGCCATAATGGAACATGCCTACTACGCCAGTTTCGGATACCAGGTCAACAACTTCTTCGCAGCGAGCAGTCGTTACGGCACCCCTGACGAGCTGAAGGAGCTTATTGATACAGCACATAGTATGGGCTTGACAGTGCTTCTTGACGTTGTCCACAGCCATGCGTCAAAAAATGTCGATGATGGACTGAACATGTTTGATGGAACAGACCACCTTTATTTccatgaaggaggaaagggcCGACATGACCTGTGGGACAGTCGGTTGTTCAACTACGGCCACCACGAGGTCCTGCGCTTCCTTCTGAGCAACCTTCGTTTCTGGATGGAAGAATACGGCTTCGATGGCTTCCGTTTCGACGGAGTCACAAGTATGCTTTATGTACACCATGGTATAGGAAC CGGGTTTTCGGGCGGGTACCACGAATACTTTGGCCCTTCTGTTGACGACGAGGGTGTGATGTACCTCACTCTCGCCAATGAGATGCTCCATACTTTGTATCCCAACTGCATCACCGTGGCAGAAGACGTCTCCGGAATGCCGGCTCTCTGTTTACCTCACTCCCTCGGCGGCATTGGGTTCGATTACCGCCTTGCAATGGCCATCCCAGACATGTACATCAAACTCCTGAAGGAAAAATCCGACAATGAGTGGGAAATGGGTAATCTCGCCTTCACCCTAACCAACAGACGTCACGGCGAGAAGACAATCGCCTATGCAGAAAGCCATGATCAAGC CCTGGTCGGCGATAAAACGCTCATGATGTGGCTCTGCGACAAGGAAATGTACACCCACATGTCCGTACTGACCGAGTTCACCCCCACCATCGAACGAGGCATGGCCCTGCACAAGATGATCCGACTGGTCACCCACGGTCTGGGAGGAGAGGGCTACCTCAACTTCGAAGGTAACGAGTTCGGTCACCCAGAATGGCTCGACTTTCCCCGAGCCGGAAACAACAATTCCTTCTGGTATGCCCGCCGCCAACTCAACCTCACCGAAGACCATCTCCTCCGCTACAAGTTCCTCAACGAGTTCGACCGCAGCATGCAGTTGACCGAGGAGAAGTACGGCTGGCTGCACTCTCCACAAGCCTACGTGAGCCTCAAGCACGAGATCGACAAGGTCCTCGCCTTCGAGCGCGCAGGTCTGCTCtggatcttcaacttccaCCCTACAGAAAGCTTCACCGACTACCGTGTCGGCGTCGAGCAAGCAGGTACCTACCGCATCGTCCTAGACACTGATGATCCAGAATTTGGCGGCTTCGGTCGTAATCTCAAGGAGACCCGCTTCTTCACCACCGATATGCCCTGGAACGGGCGGAGTAATTACCTGCAGGTCTATCTTCCTACCCGAACAGCGCTGGTATGTACTCCATCCACCTTCCCCTTCGTTGGCGATTTAAGAGCTAACAAGAAGCTTCAATGCAGGTCTTCGCCCTGGAAGAAACACTGTAGTCATCTTAATGGATTCATGCCACGTTTGGGTCGCGGTCAATGCGAGTCATTACATATTGATATCAAATATGTTGCGCTACCTAATAATTTACCTCAATAA
- a CDS encoding actin-binding ADF family protein — MSLASGVSIADECITAFNDFRMSGNKANKTKFIIFKIADNKKEVVIDEVSQEEDYEVFRSRLEAAKDSKGNPAPRYAVYDVEYDLGGGEGKRSKIVFISWVPSDTPTLWSMIYASTRENLKNALNIHTSIHADDKGDIEWKTVLAEASGGKAGK, encoded by the exons ATGTCG CTCGCATCCGG TGTCTCTATCGCAGATGAGTGCATTACTGCATTCAACGATTTCCGCATGAGCGGCAACAAGGCCAACAAGACCAAGTTCATTATCTTCAAGATCGCCGATAACAAGAAGGAGGTTGTCATCGACGAGGTCTCGCAAGAAGAGGACTACGAGGTCTTCCGTAGCAGGCTCGAGGCTGCCAAGGATAGCAAGGGTAATCCCGCTCCTCGTTATGCAGTCTACGATGTCGAGTACGATCTCGGTGGCGGTGAGGGAAAGAG AAGCAAGATTGTTTTCATCTCCTGGGTTCCCTCAGACACACCTACTCTG TGGTCCATGATCTACGCCAGCACACgggagaacttgaagaaCGCTCTCAACATCCACACCTCCATCCACGCTGACGACAAGGGCGACATTGAGTGGAAGACTGTTCTGGCCGAGGCCAGCGGTGGTAAGGCCGGTAAATAG
- a CDS encoding F1F0 ATP synthase subunit beta gives MFKSGLARTFGRAAFARPSPVARRAIQPVRYNGLPSLARFASSEAGSVGKIHQVIGAVVDVKFDGDNLPAILNAIETENNGQKLVLEVSQHLGENVVRTIAMDGTEGLTRGAPARDTGAPIKIPVGPGTLGRIVNVTGDPIDERGPIKATKFAPIHAEAPEFTEQSTSAEILVTGIKVVDLLAPYARGGKIGLFGGAGVGKTVFIQELINNIAKAHGGYSVFTGVGERTREGNDLYHEMQETGVIQLEGESKVALVFGQMNEPPGARARVALTGLTIAEYFRDEEGQDVLLFIDNIFRFTQAGSEVSALLGRIPSAVGYQPTLAVDMGGMQERITTTKKGSITSVQAVYVPADDLTDPAPATTFAHLDATTVLSRGISELGIYPAVDPLDSKSRMLDPRIVGEEHYAVATRVQQMLQEYKSLQDIIAILGMDELSEADKLTVERARKLQRFLSQPFTVAQVFTGIEGKLVDLKDTIRSFKAIINGEGDDLPEAAFYMVGDFESARAKGEKILAELEGKA, from the exons ATGTTCAAGAG CGGTCTTGCCCGGACCTTCGGGAGGGCTGCTTTTGCCCGACCTTCCCCCGTCGCTCGTCGCGCAATCCAGCCCGTCAGATACAATGGCCTTCCTTCCCTGGCCAGGTTCGCCAGCTCTGAGGCTGGTTCCGTCGGAAAGATTCACCAGGTCATTGGTGCCGTCGTCGACG TGAAGTTCGACGGTGACAACCTCCCTGCCATTCTCAACGCCATTGAGACCGAGAACAACGGCCAGAAGCTCGTCCTTGAGGTCTCT CAACACTTGGGTGAGAATGTCGTCCGTACCATTGCTATGGATG GTACCGAGGGTCTGACCCGTGGTGCTCCTGCCCGCGACACTGGTGCTCCCATCAAGATCCCCGTCGGCCCTGGCACCCTTGGCCGTATCGTCAACGTCACTGGTGACCCCATTGACGAGCGTGGTCCTATCAAGGCCACCAAGTTCGCTCCTATCCACGCCGAGGCCCCCGAGTTCACCGAGCAGTCGACCTCCGCCGAGATTCTGGTCACTGGTATCAAGGTCGTCGACCTTCTCGCCCCCTACGCCCGTGGTGGTAAGATTGGTCTCTTCGGTGGTGCCGGTGTCGGCAAGActgtcttcatccaggaaTTGATT AACAACATTGCCAAGGCCCACGGTGGTTACTCCGTCTTCACTGGTGTTGGTGAGCGTACTCGTGAGGGTAACGATCTGTACCACGAAATGCAGGAGACTGGTGTCATTCAGCTCGAGGGTGAATCCAAGGTCGCACTGGTGTTCGGACAGATGAACGAGCCCCCCGGTGCCCGTGCCCGTGTCGCCCTTACCGGTCTGACCATTGCCGAGTACTTCCGTGACGAGGAGGGTCAGGACGTGCTGCTCTTCATTGACAACATTTTCCGTTTCACCCAGGCCGGTTCTGAGGTGTCTGCCCTTCTCGGTCGTATCCCCTCTGCCGTCGGTTACCAGCCCACCCTGGCCGTCGACATGGGTGGTATGCAGGAGCGtatcaccaccaccaagaaGGGTTCTATTACCTCCGTCCAGGCCGTCTACGTGCCCGCTGACGATCTGACTGACCCTGCCCCCGCCACCACCTTCGCTCACTTGGACGCCACCACTGTCTTGTCCCGTGGTATCTCTGAGTTGGGTATCTACCCTGCTGTCGACCCTCTCGACTCCAAGTCTCGTATGCTCGACCCCCGTATCGTCGGTGAGGAGCACTACGCCGTCGCTACCCGTGTCCAGCAGATGCTCCAGGAGTACAAGTCCCTCCAGGATATCATTGCCATTTTGGGTATGGACGAACTTTCTGAAGCTGACAAGCTCACCGTCGAGCGTGCTCGTAAGCTCCAGCGTTTCCTGAGCCAGCCTTTCACTGTCGCCCAGGTCTTCACTGGTATCGAGGGTAAGCTGGTCGACCTCAAGGACACCATCCGCAGtttcaaggccatcatcaacggtgaaggtgatgatcttcCTGAGG CTGCCTTCTACATGGTTGGTGACTTCGAGTCTGCCCGCGCCAAGGGTGAGAAGATCCTGGCTGAGCTCGAGGGCAAGGCCTAA
- a CDS encoding SH3 domain protein, with protein MAGTCISLSGSTQCPAFNSSSISTSSSLYTDFPFMQYVSNLDDFDRELSNYVNSSYVKQKYIDYLGCQGVNLTRANNYYARYTTSTICSGLVQSSKTHCNLSDQQSRPLCADTCALMATSEAEIVVNADLCRTTGSNYMSQIRSDFTICSLPADSLTGTCISGADNEPQECGYRSNLIGLCGYCGASSPNSTDSCCVNADAASRCEGVTIPTPTVTLRPIFTSTSNLTADAGAHDGLSGGQIAGIVIGSVAGAALLAALIFLVLFCVRRRRQSRDYSALNKPNPQRRGIPAMQQDKNQQGLPSVPGGRVARMSALREVPSLSPTRSRNSAARFGSTKHSDTSDSEGYGASPGAMLKRIPPVTGRRHGSLSSNSALAGAYSDTSPRSGTVGQFSSPEGVASGQSEQLSSFQDYYSSDDIHPGDKVAVLWAYQPRAGDEFALERGEMLKVIGIWDDGWATGIRVPETAEDYDARHRKQRDSGVSNGSQRLAASPSPTGDIKAFPLVCVCLPQHWRKIIEGGQDEDVS; from the exons ATGGCAGGCACCTGCATCTCTCTATCGGGGTCCACGCAGTGCCCTGCATTCAATAGCTCATCCATATCAACCAGCTCGAGTCTCTACACCGATTT TCCTTTCATGCAATATGTTTCGAATCTGGACGATTTTGATCGAGAATTGAGCAACTACGTGAATAGCTCGTATGTCAAGCAAAA GTATATCGACTATCTGGGATGCCAGGGAGTCAATCTCACCCGCGCGAATAACTACTATGCCCGCTATACTACCAGTACAATATGCAGCGGACTCGTTCAAAGCTCAAAGACCCACTGCAATCTTTCTGACCAGCAGTCAAGGCCGCTTTGCGCCGACACTTGCGCCTTGATGGCCACGAGCGAGGCGGAAATCGTCGTCAATGCTGACCTTTGCCGGACAACAGGCAGTAATTATATGAGTCAAATTCGGTCAGACTTTACCATATGCTCCTTGCCTGCCGACTCACTCACTGGTACTTGCATTTCCGGCGCGGATAACGAACCCCAGGAGTGCGGCTATAGGTCGAATTTGATCGGACTATGTGGATATTGTGGAGCCAGTTCACCCAACTCAACTGATTCATGCTGTGTCAATGCGGACGCCGCGAGCCGCTGCGAAGGCGTTACGATTCCCACCCCAACTGTAACCCTGCGACCAATATTCACCTCAACCTCCAACTTGACAGCAGATGCAGGTGCTCATGACGGTCTATCGGGAGGGCAAATCGCAGGTATCGTCATCGGATCTGTTGCGGGAGCCGCCCTCCTGGCAGCTCTTATCTTTTTGGTCCTCTTTTGTGTACGGCGCAGACGGCAGTCACGGGATTATAGTGCTCTCAATAAGCCCAATCCGCAACGGAGAGGGATTCCAGCGATGCAACAGGATAAAAATCAGCAAGGCTTACCCTCCGTGCCAGGCGGACGGGTGGCCAGGATGTCTGCTCTGCGCGAGGTCCCAAGCTTGTCTCCCACACGCTCTCGTAACTCTGCCGCTCGCTTTGGAAGCACCAAGCACAGTGATACGTCCGACTCAGAAGGTTACGGGGCGAGCCCGGGCGCAATGTTAAAGAGGATTCCGCCGGTCACTGGAAGACGCCATGGATCTCTCTCCAGCAACTCCGCCCTTGCTGGCGCTTATAGTGACACCTCACCTCGCTCAGGAACTGTTGGCCAATTCTCTTCACCCGAAGGCGTTGCGAGTGGACAGTCGGAGCAATTGTCTTCGTTCCAAGATTATTACTCATCTGATGACATACACCCGGGTGATAAGGTAGCTGTCCTCTGGGCCTATCAGCCTCGGGCAGGGGATGAGTTTGCCTTGGAACGCGGAGAGATGTTGAAGGTGATCGGTATCTGGGACGACGGATGGGCGACCGGCATTCGCGTGCCAGAAACTGCAGAAGACTATGACGCCAGACACCGCAAGCAGCGGGACAGTGGTGTATCTAATGGATCACAGAGATTGGCTGCCTCTCCATCGCCTACTGGGGATATCAAGGCATTCCCGCTGGTATGTGTCTGCCTTCCACAGCATTGGCGAAAGATCATCGAAGGCGGGCAGGATGAAGATGTTTCGTGA
- a CDS encoding putative stress response RCI peptide, which produces MCGSDIFLGILAIFFPPVAVWIKVGICTADSIINLALCCLGYVPGLLHAWYIILKYPEPDYDDPNYEPIPGHAGRRQDTESGRVTYYYVSHQPIQHPSQRSYGTVTPQNQPAPSPAPKPQQQAPKPHHEEGQGGSSDHAQGDSRPPPTYAEAVKGDHKVQTHD; this is translated from the exons ATGTGCGGTTCAGACATTTTTCTTGGGATTCTCGCAATTTTCTTCCCACCAGTTGCAG TGTGGATCAAAGTAGGCATCTGCACAGCCGACTCGATCATCAACCTTGCACTTTGCTGCCTAGGCTATGTTCCCGGTCTTCTACACGCATGGTACATCATACTCAAGTACCCCGAACCAGACTATGATGATCCGAACTACGAGCCCATTCCTGGCCATGCCGGCCGGAGACAGGACACTGAAAGTGGTCGTGTGACATACTACTACGTCTCTCATCAGCCCATCCAGCATCCATCCCAGAGAAGTTATGGCACTGTTACACCGCAAAATCAACCAGCGCCGAGTCCTGCTCCTAAACCTCAGCAGCAAGCTCCCAAGCCGCATCATGAGGAAGGACAGGGAGGAAGCAGTGACCATGCTCAGGGTGACTCCCGGCCACCACCAACCTATGCCGAAGCTGTCAAGGGAGACCACAAGGTGCAGACGCATGATTGA